A region of Ammospiza nelsoni isolate bAmmNel1 chromosome 8, bAmmNel1.pri, whole genome shotgun sequence DNA encodes the following proteins:
- the LOC132076542 gene encoding C-type lectin domain family 2 member B-like yields MRGTMRDTGCEQEESELCSISGAVKEPLKNRSATGNRLRRFLGERFRCHPVGTAVLILLLLVLVLALGAALAVQPAPQLPVTPATPQCVLGCPFDWVGHKAVCYYLSKDYSTWDQGQERCSELNASLAIAQDEEAMDLLFRLRGNGDFWLGMRRRGERLHWGDGSSYSSRVPVFGNSQCVYLADERLKSDNCSNSRPYLCSKAQAPL; encoded by the exons ATGCGGGGCACAATG AGAGATactggctgtgagcaggaggagagTGAACTTTGCTCCATTTCTGGAGCTGTGAAGGAGCCCCTGAAGAACAGATCAGCAACAGGGAATAGACTCAGAAGATTCCTGG gtgaacGGTTCAGGTGCCATCCCGTGGGCACGGCGGTgctgattctgctgctcctggtgctggtgctggctttgggggcGGCCTTGGCTGTGCAGCCAG CACCACAGCTTCCAGTCACACCTGCGACTCCACAGTGTGTTCTGGGCTGTCCCTTTGACTGGGTTGGGCACAAGGCGGTCTGCTACTACTTGTCAAAGGATTATAGCACATGGGATCAGGGTCAGGAACGGTGCTCCGAGCTCAATGCCTCCCTGGCCATTGCCCAGGATGAGGAGGCCAtg gatttgctcttCCGCCTCCGCGGGAACGGCGATTTCTGGCTCGGGATGCGCAGACGGGGCGAGCGCCTGCACTGGGGGGACGGCAGCAGCTACAGCTCGCG ggttccTGTCTTTGGCAATTCCCAGTGTGTGTACCTGGCTGATGAGAGATTGAAGAGTGACAACTGCTCAAATTCGCGGCCATATCTCTGCAGCAAGGCCCAAGCTCCCCTGTAA
- the LOC132076543 gene encoding protein ecdysoneless homolog, whose amino-acid sequence MEALRRPALPEVAVRSRLFAAAAAAGPGGEALLRRCAELALVRLAPLLAACVWQRQPFRLRYVPGRGEAGASREARREERPEAPDTAGDRESERVRENRGHVRGTQRPRIGIFVGETGGRELTACEGDPGRECERNPAARNQECVRGNRDRLRGIRRPGTDMVHCVAAAGDEQGVAGAGSQVFFYKGELHIIAPGEPWEQGWALSAPRATVPQALALLSTRAEEFLAAEPIRAALNKRLHGYPGKIQASLHRARCFLPAGIAAVLRLRPSLVAAAVQAFYLREPGDLGACRRPFRAFPAEQRVMALVTFTRCLYAQLVQQQFVPDRRSGYTLPAPAHPQYRACELGMKLAHGFEILCSKSSKVAPDAKRNVLRGPLWERFLRSLKEKDYFKGEMEGSAKYLELLHMAEDHFQQSVAVPESCDEVSPGDEILALLQTTPIDLKELEREAACLPAEDDDSWLDMTPGALDQMLKETRNESLPSPNEEEQNYDLETVAESMKAFVSKVSTQEGAEMPWSCDESQVTFDVDSFTKALDRILGADSEELDSDDVDEEEEFGFSDEDDEELDAGNGRQEQKVSPEELVGSLKAYMEEMDRELAQSNVGKSFSSHKRGASSVGAAPCESAGPDCGAEAAELAALDVDMNLVANLLESYSAQAGLAGPTSSILQSLGVNLPESSELTGS is encoded by the exons ATGGAGGCGCTGCGGCGGCCGGCGCTGCCCGAGGTCGCGGTGCGCTCCCGCCTGttcgcggcggcggcggcggcgggcccgggcggCGAGGCGCTGCTGCGGCGCTGCGCTGAGCTGGCCCTGGTGCGCTTGGCCCCGCTCCTGGCCGCCTGCGTGTGGCAGCGGCAGCCGTTCCGCCTGCGGTACGTGCCGGGCCGCGGTGAGGCGGGAGCGAGCCGGGAGGCACGGCGGGAGGAGCGCCCGGAGGCGCCGGACACGGCCGGGGACCGGGAGAGC GAACGAGTGAGGGAGAACCGAGGCCATGTGAGGGGCACACAGCGGCCGAGAATCGGGATCTTTGTAGGAGAGACCGGCGGCCGGGAACTGACGGCGTGTGAGGGGGACCCGGGGCGGGAGTGTGAGAGGAACCCGGCGGCCAGAAACCAGGAGTGTGTGAGGGGGAACCGGGATCGTTTGAGGGGAATCCGGCGGCCGGGAACCGACA TGGTTCATTGTGTAGCTGCTGCGGGAGATGAGCAGGGAGTTGCCGGGGCTGGCAGCCAG GTGTTCTTTTACAAAGGAGAGCTGCACATCATTGCGCCGggggagccctgggagcagggctgggccctcTCTGCTCCCCGTGCCACGGTGCCGCAGGCGCTGGCTCTGTTATCCACCCGCGCCGAGGagttcctggctgcagagcccaTCAGAGCTGCGCTCAATAAACGCCTCCATGG GTATCCCGGGAAGATCCAGGCCTCGCTGCACCGAGCCCGCTGCTTCCTCCCGGCCGGGATCGCGGCCGTGCTGAGGCTGCGCCCGTCCCTGGTGGCTGCGGCCGTCCAGGCCTTCTACCTGCGGGAGCCGGGCGATCTGGGGGCCTGCCGGCGCCCGTTCAGAGCCTTCCCTGCCGAGCAGCGAGTGATGGCCCTG GTGACTTTCACTCGGTGTTTGTATGCAcagctggtgcagcagcagtttgttcCAGACAGACGCAGTGGATACACCCTGCCCGCCCCAGCTCATCCTCAGTACAGAGCCTGCGAGCTGGGCATGAAGCT GGCTCATGGCTTTGAAATTTTGTGCTCCAAGAGCAGTAAAGTGGCTCCTGATGCCAAGAGAAACGTGTTAAGGGGTCCTCTGTGGGAGAGATTCCTCAGGAGCTTGAAGGAGAAGGATTATTTCAAG GGAGAAATGGAAGGATCAGCCAAGTACCTGGAGCTGTTGCACATGGCAGAAGATCACTTCCAGCAATCTGTTGCAGTGCCAGAAAG ctgtgaTGAAGTGAGCCCAGGTGATGAAATCCTGGCACTACTACAGACAACCCCCATTGATCTGAAGGAATTGGAGAGAGAAGCAGCTTGTCTTCCTGCAGAGGATG ATGACAGCTGGCTGGATATGACACCAGGTGCTCTGGATCAGATGCTGAAGGAGACAAGAAATGAgtcccttccttccccaaatGAGGAGGAGCAAAACTATGACTTGGAAACAGTTGCTGAGAGCATGAAGGCTTTTGTGTCCAAAGTGTCCAcgcaggaaggagcagaaatgcCATG gtCATGTGATGAATCCCAAGTTACCTTTGATGTGGATTCTTTTACCAAAGCCCTGGACAGAATTTTAG GGGCAGACTCGGAGGAGCTGGATTCTGATGATGTGGATGAAGAGGAGGAGTTTGGTTTCTCagatgaggatgatgaagagCTGGATGCTGGGAAtggaaggcaggagcagaaggtGTCTCCTGAGGAGCTCGTGGGCAGTCTCAAGGCGTACATGGAGGAGATGGACCgtgagctggcacagagcaacGTTGGGAAAAGTTTCAGCAGCCACAAGAGAGGG GcaagttctgttggagcagccCCATGTGAGAGTGCTGGCCCTGActgtggagctgaggctgctgagctggcagccctggatgtGGACATGAACCTGGTGGCAAACCTGCTCGAGTCCTacagtgcccaggctggcctGGCAGGACCCACCTCGAGCATTTTACAGAGCCTGGGGGTGAATTTACCTGAGAGCTCAGAGCTCACTGgcagctga